One Tautonia rosea genomic window carries:
- a CDS encoding ABC transporter ATP-binding protein: MKNFARLVRFAWPYRGRFMLSIGCAMMVALLWFTELGAVFPLLKILLGGENVQTWVADQIERYETDAETVRARLAELDMVRQAGPAGVNNDYIDEIKSGYQSAWNAYFNEVPEEFHATSVGPKPSLPADQLDRYMELTRAYRIAEARYDELGHASRLMEEGGLAALDRRERSWQKEMAKAEGWQARFEAVAPWVSRWLPEDNFRTLTVLLALVMVGVAIKGVFMFGQEFLVANIMQLSIFDIRKRFFRRTLALDLASFNQQGSADLMARFTSDLDSVSQGLVVLLSKVVREPLRIIACLGGALWLNWRLTLLALVLVPVSAITTVKVGKLMKRAIRRSLESMSNIYKILQETFQGIKLVKAYTMERRERRRFYLESKALYKKRVRVATIEAMSDPVLELLALTTVSIALMSGAYLVLRESRFLDLGLFRLQLASEPMTIEQLLTLYVMLAGVSDPLRKLSNVHSKIQRAAAASDRICALMDREPTVIERPGALRIPPHRMQIEFENVHFSYDDRAQVLRGLNLKVRHGETIALVGPNGCGKSTLMNLLPRFWDVEDGAIRIDGHDLREVSLKSLRSQIGMVIQETILFEDSIAANIGYGSPFATREQIEAAARRAYAHQFISTMPEGYDTIIGERGAGLSGGQRQRIALARAMLRDPAILILDEATSAVDIQDEALIRRAIEEFSRGRTTFLITHNLGSLQFADRIVLMNEGRIESVGTEDELRRTSALYRRLLDLQYHRESA; this comes from the coding sequence ATGAAGAATTTCGCCCGTCTCGTACGGTTTGCCTGGCCCTATCGGGGCCGATTCATGCTGTCGATCGGCTGCGCGATGATGGTTGCCTTGCTCTGGTTTACAGAGTTGGGTGCAGTCTTCCCGCTGCTGAAAATCCTTCTCGGCGGCGAGAACGTCCAGACCTGGGTCGCCGATCAAATTGAACGGTACGAAACCGATGCGGAGACCGTGCGCGCTCGACTTGCCGAGTTGGACATGGTTCGACAGGCCGGTCCCGCGGGTGTCAACAACGATTACATTGATGAGATCAAATCGGGATATCAAAGCGCCTGGAACGCCTACTTCAATGAGGTTCCAGAGGAATTCCATGCCACTTCCGTCGGCCCCAAGCCGTCTTTGCCTGCCGATCAGCTTGATCGATACATGGAGCTGACCCGGGCCTACCGGATCGCCGAAGCCCGCTACGACGAACTCGGCCATGCCTCTCGGCTCATGGAAGAAGGAGGGCTGGCCGCGCTCGACCGCCGCGAACGCTCCTGGCAGAAAGAAATGGCCAAGGCCGAAGGCTGGCAAGCCCGGTTCGAAGCCGTCGCTCCCTGGGTCAGTCGCTGGTTGCCCGAGGACAATTTCCGTACCTTAACAGTCCTGCTCGCCCTGGTGATGGTCGGCGTCGCCATTAAAGGGGTCTTCATGTTCGGCCAGGAATTCCTGGTGGCGAACATCATGCAGCTCTCGATCTTCGATATTCGCAAACGCTTTTTCCGACGCACCCTCGCGCTCGACCTCGCCAGTTTCAATCAGCAAGGCTCGGCCGACTTGATGGCCCGGTTCACGAGCGACCTCGATTCGGTCAGCCAGGGGCTCGTGGTTCTCCTGAGCAAGGTCGTGCGCGAACCCTTGCGCATTATCGCGTGCCTGGGCGGGGCCCTCTGGCTTAACTGGCGATTGACGCTCCTGGCGCTGGTCCTGGTTCCCGTTTCGGCGATCACAACGGTCAAGGTCGGCAAGCTCATGAAGCGAGCGATTCGACGATCGCTCGAAAGCATGTCGAACATCTACAAGATCCTCCAGGAGACCTTCCAGGGGATCAAGCTTGTCAAGGCCTACACCATGGAACGCCGGGAACGCCGGCGGTTCTATCTCGAATCCAAGGCGCTTTACAAGAAGCGCGTCCGGGTGGCGACCATCGAGGCGATGAGTGATCCGGTGCTGGAATTGCTCGCCTTGACGACGGTTTCCATCGCCCTGATGTCTGGTGCGTATCTGGTCTTGCGCGAGTCTCGGTTCCTCGACCTTGGCCTCTTTCGGCTTCAACTTGCCTCCGAACCGATGACGATCGAGCAGTTGCTCACCCTTTACGTCATGCTTGCCGGGGTGTCTGACCCGTTGCGAAAGCTCTCGAACGTGCATTCGAAGATCCAGCGTGCCGCGGCCGCCTCCGATCGAATTTGCGCCTTGATGGATCGAGAGCCGACGGTCATCGAACGGCCGGGAGCCCTTCGGATCCCTCCCCACCGGATGCAAATCGAGTTCGAAAATGTTCATTTCTCCTACGATGACCGCGCTCAGGTGCTCCGAGGGCTCAACCTGAAGGTCCGGCACGGCGAGACCATTGCTTTGGTCGGCCCCAACGGCTGCGGCAAGTCAACCCTGATGAATCTCTTGCCCAGGTTCTGGGACGTGGAAGACGGAGCGATTCGGATTGATGGCCACGATTTGCGCGAGGTATCGCTCAAGAGCCTCCGATCGCAAATTGGCATGGTCATTCAGGAAACAATTCTGTTTGAAGATTCGATCGCAGCGAACATCGGCTACGGCTCCCCGTTCGCCACGAGGGAACAGATCGAAGCCGCCGCCCGACGCGCCTATGCTCATCAATTCATCTCCACGATGCCAGAAGGCTACGACACGATCATCGGTGAGCGGGGTGCCGGGCTCTCCGGAGGTCAACGGCAACGGATCGCCCTGGCCCGAGCGATGCTCCGCGACCCGGCGATCCTCATCCTCGACGAGGCAACCAGTGCCGTCGACATCCAGGATGAGGCCCTGATTCGCCGCGCGATCGAGGAGTTCTCCCGAGGACGCACGACCTTCCTCATCACCCACAATCTCGGCTCGCTCCAGTTTGCTGATCGGATCGTCTTGATGAACGAGGGACGGATCGAGTCGGTTGGGACCGAGGACGAACTGAGACGGACCTCCGCGCTCTACCGTCGCCTGCTTGACCTGCAATATCACCGCGAGAGTGCCTGA
- a CDS encoding DUF1549 and DUF1553 domain-containing protein, with protein MTTSQRERSRVRAGLYLAGMATAFVLLAGPAMADESAERSTTEAIDAWIRAGWEEAGVKPSARATDGEYLRRAYLDILGRIPSLQEASDYLQSKDANKREKLISYLLDHPDYAQNFGNFWSVVLIGRGDTGNQVNRNALRAWLRTRFAANEPWNEIARELVTASGPNTPENGATNFALAHLDFDAVPLTSITTRVFLGQQIQCTQCHDHPSNDWKQADFWGINAFFRGVRSREVSRTSAGGAEETAYYELYDDPTDAFARYDRRDGTIRIAFPTYLDGRKISQETDVDRRRELGIFITEPENDQFAQAFVNRMWGHFLGRGIVHPIDDFGDHNPPSHPELLERLAEDFKASGYDIKQLIRWITASEPYHLSSVRTRANERDETYFSHMTLKPLTPEQLFESLLTATRAHQAGGGGNSDARRDRWLRQFTFAFGNDETNEGTSFQGTIPQALMMMNGDLIDEATSSKPGSFLRELLDEAVRRKASADFVIEKLYLAALSRPPSSKEAGAAQVLLRQGPNPNAVMEDIFWALLNSNEFILNH; from the coding sequence ATGACGACGAGCCAACGGGAACGATCGAGGGTCCGTGCGGGCCTTTATCTGGCCGGAATGGCAACGGCGTTCGTGCTGCTCGCAGGTCCGGCGATGGCGGATGAGAGCGCCGAGCGATCCACGACTGAGGCCATCGACGCCTGGATCCGCGCAGGTTGGGAGGAGGCCGGGGTCAAGCCCTCTGCTCGGGCGACGGATGGGGAATATCTGCGTCGGGCCTATCTCGACATCCTGGGACGCATCCCAAGCCTTCAGGAAGCGTCTGATTATCTTCAGAGCAAGGACGCCAATAAGCGGGAGAAACTCATCTCCTACCTGCTCGATCATCCGGACTACGCCCAGAACTTCGGGAATTTCTGGTCCGTGGTTCTGATCGGACGGGGAGACACCGGTAATCAGGTCAACCGGAACGCCTTGCGGGCCTGGCTCCGGACCCGATTTGCCGCGAATGAGCCCTGGAATGAGATTGCTCGGGAACTGGTGACCGCCTCGGGGCCGAACACCCCTGAGAACGGCGCAACGAATTTCGCCCTCGCTCACCTCGATTTCGATGCCGTTCCTCTGACATCAATCACGACCCGCGTGTTCCTCGGTCAGCAGATCCAGTGCACCCAGTGCCACGATCACCCCTCAAACGACTGGAAGCAGGCGGATTTCTGGGGAATCAACGCCTTCTTTCGCGGAGTCCGATCGCGAGAAGTCTCCCGGACCAGCGCCGGCGGTGCTGAGGAAACCGCCTACTACGAATTGTATGATGATCCGACCGATGCCTTCGCCCGCTACGACCGGCGCGACGGGACTATCCGGATCGCCTTCCCGACCTACCTCGATGGACGCAAGATCAGCCAGGAAACCGATGTCGATCGCCGTCGCGAACTCGGCATTTTCATCACCGAACCTGAGAACGATCAATTCGCCCAGGCCTTCGTGAATCGGATGTGGGGCCACTTCCTCGGTCGAGGGATCGTTCATCCGATCGACGACTTCGGCGACCACAATCCTCCCAGCCACCCCGAATTGCTAGAACGTCTGGCCGAGGACTTTAAGGCGTCGGGCTATGACATCAAGCAGTTGATCCGATGGATCACTGCGTCCGAGCCCTACCACCTTTCCAGCGTCCGCACCCGGGCCAACGAGCGTGACGAGACCTACTTCAGCCACATGACGCTCAAGCCCTTGACCCCCGAACAGCTCTTCGAATCGCTCCTGACCGCGACTCGTGCTCACCAGGCGGGAGGCGGGGGCAACTCCGACGCCCGACGCGATCGATGGCTCCGGCAGTTCACTTTCGCCTTCGGAAACGACGAGACCAACGAAGGGACGAGCTTCCAGGGAACCATCCCCCAGGCCCTCATGATGATGAACGGCGACTTGATCGACGAGGCCACCAGCAGCAAGCCGGGGAGCTTCCTCCGAGAGTTGCTCGACGAGGCCGTCCGGCGCAAGGCCTCGGCAGACTTCGTGATCGAGAAGTTGTATCTGGCCGCCCTGAGCCGCCCCCCCAGCTCGAAGGAGGCCGGTGCCGCACAGGTCCTGCTCCGCCAGGGGCCCAATCCGAACGCTGTCATGGAAGACATCTTCTGGGCCTTGCTCAATTCCAACGAGTTCATCCTCAACCATTGA
- a CDS encoding DUF1501 domain-containing protein: MFDRLLTPRGMSRRHFLGHLATTSMAFPAASFLGALRANAQEMRRNQKHCILLWMGGGPSQLDTWDLKPESPRNGGEFKPIDTTVPGIQISEHLPTVAQHMQHLSLIRSLSTSEGNHDRGTYLMHTGWQPNPTVVHPSFGSICSFELGTRLGDDFPLPHFVSINRPGESAGFLGMSHAPFVVSNPNGQIENLKPNVDTARLNRRVQMLGLVEDRFIAQNRGPAAVGHRDVYGKTMKMMNSAYTRAFDLANEPDTVRDAYGRSSFGSGCLMARRLVQAGVTFVEVGLGGWDNHDDIFRILREQRLPELDKGMGALIADLNRLGMLQNTLIVWMGEFGRTPRINQNGGRDHWPRSWSVALAGGGIKGGQVVGATDSDGIDVVDRQVGVMDLIATMCTALGIHVDTEYTTPLGRPMRVVEGGTPITELI, translated from the coding sequence ATGTTCGATCGCCTGCTGACACCTCGAGGCATGTCTCGTCGGCATTTCCTCGGGCATCTGGCCACCACCTCGATGGCGTTTCCGGCGGCCAGCTTCCTCGGAGCGCTGCGCGCCAATGCCCAGGAGATGCGCCGGAACCAGAAGCATTGCATCCTGCTCTGGATGGGGGGCGGCCCGAGCCAGCTCGATACGTGGGATCTGAAGCCCGAGAGCCCACGCAACGGTGGCGAGTTCAAGCCGATCGACACCACCGTCCCCGGCATCCAGATCAGCGAGCACCTGCCCACCGTCGCCCAGCATATGCAGCATCTGAGCCTCATTCGCTCCCTTAGCACGAGCGAAGGGAACCACGACCGCGGCACCTATTTGATGCACACCGGCTGGCAGCCGAACCCAACCGTCGTGCATCCGAGCTTCGGGTCCATCTGCTCATTCGAACTGGGCACCCGGCTCGGTGACGACTTTCCCTTGCCTCACTTCGTCTCGATCAACCGGCCAGGAGAGTCGGCCGGGTTCCTCGGGATGTCTCATGCGCCCTTCGTGGTGAGCAACCCGAACGGGCAGATCGAAAATCTCAAGCCGAACGTCGACACGGCTCGCTTGAACCGTCGTGTCCAAATGCTCGGACTCGTGGAAGATCGCTTCATCGCCCAGAACCGTGGGCCGGCAGCCGTGGGACACCGGGATGTCTACGGCAAGACGATGAAGATGATGAACTCGGCCTACACCCGAGCCTTTGACCTTGCGAACGAACCCGACACCGTTCGAGACGCGTACGGTCGTTCCAGCTTCGGCTCCGGCTGTCTCATGGCCCGCCGCCTCGTCCAGGCCGGTGTGACCTTTGTCGAAGTGGGCCTGGGTGGCTGGGATAATCATGACGACATCTTCCGCATCCTTCGCGAGCAGCGTTTGCCCGAACTCGACAAAGGCATGGGCGCTCTCATCGCCGACCTGAACCGCCTCGGCATGCTCCAAAACACACTGATCGTCTGGATGGGCGAGTTCGGCCGCACCCCTCGCATCAACCAGAACGGCGGCCGAGACCACTGGCCAAGGAGCTGGTCGGTTGCCCTCGCTGGGGGCGGCATCAAGGGAGGGCAGGTCGTGGGTGCGACCGATTCCGACGGCATCGACGTTGTGGATCGTCAGGTCGGCGTCATGGACCTAATTGCCACCATGTGCACGGCCCTCGGCATTCATGTCGATACCGAGTACACCACTCCTCTCGGCCGCCCCATGCGGGTCGTCGAAGGGGGCACGCCAATCACCGAGCTCATCTGA